The proteins below come from a single Triticum aestivum cultivar Chinese Spring chromosome 5D, IWGSC CS RefSeq v2.1, whole genome shotgun sequence genomic window:
- the LOC123121594 gene encoding WAT1-related protein At4g30420: MAMEEHKPLAAMVVVQCIYAAMALWAKAMFSRGMNPMVFVVYRQAIATAVLVPITLLANRKRLKEIVCIGTTGFALVFLASLVGATANQYMYYQGIYLGSSSMATAMTNLIPAITFVLATSVGLESVEIRKPRSMAKIFGTAVCVGGAMVMTFLKGPKLLHDSLGVGGAGLDLDDLLLLNSPASRNWVMGALFLVGSSSCWSLWLIIQVPICKSYVDPLTLSAWMCFLSTAQMALLNSFVLPDLDAWKINSLFELMGCIFAGAVGSGVTFYLQSWCITVRGPLYSAMFNPLCTVVTTVLATVILHEQPHIGSLLGALAVVAGLYIVLWGKAGDAKIRRAAEHAEDLEKTWSGSQLLDAESTITEPLLADDNQIEK, translated from the exons CCAAGGCCATGTTCAGCCGCGGCATGAACCCCATGGTGTTCGTCGTCTACAGGCAGGCCATCGCCACCGCTGTCCTCGTCCCCATCACCTTGCTCGCCAACAG GAAGAGGCTGAAGGAGATTGTTTGCATCGGGACGACAGGCTTCGCGCTGGTGTTCTTGGCCTCTCTCGTCGG GGCGACGGCGAATCAGTACATGTACTACCAAGGCATCTACCTGGGATCATCGTCCATGGCGACGGCCATGACGAACCTAATACCGGCGATCACCTTCGTGCTGGCGACGTCAGTAGG TCTAGAAAGCGTGGAGATCAGGAAGCCGCGAAGCATGGCCAAGATATTCGGCACCGCCGTCTGCGTCGGAGGCGCCATGGTCATGACCTTCCTCAAGGGCCCCAAGCTGCTGCACGACTCGCTGGGCGTCGGCGGCGCCGGGCTGGACCTGGACGACCTGCTTCTTCTCAACTCGCCCGCGAGCCGGAACTGGGTGATGGGCGCGCTGTTCCTCGTCGGCAGCAGCTCCTGCTGGTCGCTCTGGCTCATCATACAG GTTCCGATCTGCAAATCGTACGTGGATCCCCTGACGCTGTCGGCCTGGATGTGCTTCCTGTCCACGGCGCAGATGGCGTTGCTCAACTCCTTCGTGCTGCCGGACCTCGACGCCTGGAAGATCAACTCGCTCTTCGAGCTCATGGGCTGCATCTTCGCC GGCGCGGTTGGGTCAGGCGTGACGTTCTACCTGCAGTCGTGGTGCATAACGGTGAGGGGCCCTCTCTACTCGGCCATGTTCAACCCCCTCTGCACCGTCGTCACCACCGTGCTCGCCACCGTCATCCTCCACGAACAGCCACACATCGGAAG CTTGTTGGGTGCATTGGCCGTCGTCGCCGGGCTGTACATTGTGCTTTGGGGCAAAGCAGGGGACGCCAAgatccggcgggcggcggagcACGCCGAAGATCTGGAGAAGACATGGTCGGGCTCGCAGCTCCTCGACGCGGAAAGTACGATCACCGAGCCGCTCCTAGCGGACGACAACCAGATCGAGAAGTAG
- the LOC123121595 gene encoding tetraspanin-8: MVRLSNTMIGILNAITFLLSVPILAGGIWLRARADGTECERYLAAPVIVLGVFLMLVSIAGLVGACCRVTCLLWFYLVAMFLLIVVLLGITVFAFVVTHKGTGEAVSGRGFKEYRLGDYSTWLQRRVENDRNWNRIRGCLQDAKVCKSLEDRRDTVQQFMSSDLSPIQSGCCKPPISCGFTYVNGTQWSGPAKSTEPDCGAWSNDDGALCYGCQSCKAGVVATLKRNWKRSAIINIVFLVFIVIVYSVGCCAFRNNRRDHRNGGGYKQQGAYA; encoded by the exons ATGGTGCGGCTGAGCAACACCATGATCGGGATCCTGAACGCCATCACCTTCCTCCTCTCGGTGCCGATCCTGGCGGGGGGCATCTGGCTGCGCGCGCGCGCCGACGGCACCGAGTGCGAGCGGTACCTGGCGGCGCCGGTCATCGTCCTGGGGGTCTTCCTCATGCTCGTCTCCATCGCGGGGCTTGTCGGCGCCTGCTGCCGCGTGACATGCCTCCTCTGGTTCTACCTCGTCGCCATGTTCCTgctcatcgtcgtcctcctcggcatcaccgtcttcgccttcgtcgtcaCGCACAAGGGCACCGGCGAGGCCGTCTCCGGCCGCGGGTTCAAGGAGTACCGGCTCGGGGACTACTCCACCTGGCTGCAGAGGCGGGTGGAGAACGACAGGAACTGGAACAGGATCAGGGGGTGCCTCCAGGACGCCAAGGTCTGCAAGTCGCTCGAGGACAGGAGGGACACGGTCCAACAGTTCATGTCCTCCGATCTCTCCCCCATCCAG TCCGGCTGCTGCAAGCCTCCGATCAGCTGCGGCTTCACCTACGTCAACGGCACGCAGTGGAGCGGCCCGGCCAAGTCGACGGAGCCCGACTGCGGTGCGTGGTCCAACGACGACGGGGCGCTCTGCTACGGCTGCCAGTCGTGCAAGGCCGGCGTGGTGGCCACGCTCAAGCGCAACTGGAAGCGCTCCGCCATCATCAACATCGTCTTCctcgtcttcatcgtcatcgtctacTCCGTCGGCTGCTGCGCCTTCAGGAACAACCGCCGCGACCACCGCAACGGCGGCGGGTACAAGCAGCAGGGCGCGTACGCTTGA
- the LOC123121593 gene encoding WAT1-related protein At4g28040, with protein sequence MAMAGGGWRAWAERHKPCVAMVLVQLFYSLVDMALKTAYGLGMRPIVFVAYRQGIAAAALLLASLAARGLTLRPMAVGPRAFALLFLASLASATGQYFYFMGLQLASPSMARATTNLAPGITFAIAAVIGLEKVDLRSSRSIAKIVGTVVCLAGAMLMAFFKGPKLLGALLLPATDDWVKGGIYLMGNAFCFSIWYILQVPVCKSYLDPLSLATWMCFLATLQCAVMAFFLEANYMEIWKLASIWELPCILYGGVFASGANFFMQSWCISVKGPLYSAIFTPLSAVITTILSTLVLHEELHIGSVLGAIVIILGLYVVLWGKADDASSEGLAIRSDDSESILEQDCMGVKVESGTNLSEPLLLSENADADASRCQ encoded by the exons AtggcgatggcgggcggcggctggAGGGCGTGGGCGGAGCGGCACAAGCCGTGCGTGGCCATGGTGCTGGTGCAGCTCTTCTACTCGCTGGTGGACATGGCGCTCAAGACGGCCTACGGGCTGGGCATGCGCCCCATCGTCTTCGTCGCCTACCGCCagggcatcgccgccgccgcgctcctcctcgcctcgctcgccgccaGGGGGCTCACGCTGCGCCCCATGGCCGTCGGCCCCCGGGCCTTCGCCCTCCTCTTCCTCGCCTCCCTCGCCAG CGCGACGGGGCAGTACTTCTACTTcatggggctgcagctcgcgtcgCCGTCCATGGCCAGGGCCACCACCAACCTCGCCCCGGGCATCACCTTCGCCATCGCCGCCGTCATCGG GCTGGAGAAGGTGGACTTGAGGAGCTCAAGAAGCATCGCCAAGATCGTCGGCACCGTCGTCTGCCTTGCCGGAGCAATGCTCATGGCGTTCTTCAAGGGCCCAAAGCTTCTCGGCGCCCTCCTCCTGCCGGCGACCGATGACTGGGTGAAAGGCGGCATCTACCTCATGGGGAACGCCTTCTGTTTCTCCATATGGTACATCTTGCAG GTACCGGTCTGTAAATCCTATCTCGATCCACTATCCTTGGCAACCTGGATGTGCTTCCTAGCGACCTTGCAATGCGCGGTGATGGCCTTCTTCCTAGAAGCCAACTACATGGAGATCTGGAAGCTTGCTTCTATTTGGGAGCTCCCCTGCATCTTATACGGA GGCGTTTTCGCATCGGGCGCAAACTTTTTCATGCAATCTTGGTGCATATCAGTGAAAGGCCCACTTTACAGCGCAATTTTTACACCGCTGAGCGCGGTCATCACAACAATATTATCTACGCTCGTCCTTCACGAGGAACTGCATATTGGGAG CGTGTTGGGTGCTATTGTGATCATCCTAGGCCTGTATGTCGTGCTGTGGGGTAAAGCTGATGACGCAAGCAGTGAGGGGCTGGCCATCCGTTCTGATGATTCTGAAAGCATTTTAGAGCAAGATTGCATGGGTGTGAAAGTAGAAAGTGGGACCAATCTTTCAGAACCATTGTTATTATCTGAAAACGCGGACGCTGATGCTTCGAGATGCCAATGA